In a single window of the Acyrthosiphon pisum isolate AL4f chromosome X, pea_aphid_22Mar2018_4r6ur, whole genome shotgun sequence genome:
- the LOC107882735 gene encoding uncharacterized protein LOC107882735 produces the protein MQFYNRKYGTNIKIKKDARTAYRIGYWRQKSKREGGCLVPKITNILPSENIGGECIVPSDIELADTSFKIPKKIDLLLGACHFFEILGKQKIKPTINGPIFQETQLGWIVSGLVTSKYTNGKPNNVNCHTALVEENRSTNLEIMVSKFWRTEEFEAAVPYTTEEKKCVDHFERTVNRNENGRFIVHLPLKNDVNIKIGPSYEIAKRRFLALERRLQNDEKLKKDYITFMSEYETLGHMELVKNEEKLGETCYLPHHAVKNENSKTTKLRVVFDASCKTESGYSLNDTLLKGPVIQDELLYIISRFRTHKFLLTADIQKMYRQVLVTKQDSEKQRILWRADPSLPIQIYRLTTLTYGTVPASFLATACLRKISELESSYVKACEAIRNDFYMDDFLSGAETKEEAIKLRDEVILIMKKAGMTLRKWSSNEPSIVSCMSEKENANECIFEEESITKILGLYWNADGDVLQYKVKEYHDENTTISKRHILAETAAIFDPLGLVGPIIVQAKLIIQSLWQIRISWDEPLPDNIRIEWVKYRKGLSMLNKLTIPRNIGCNKILANIQIHGFADASIKCYGACIFLRSTNEQGEHTAKLICAKSKVAPLKVISLPRLELCAALLLARLVSRIVPKLKLNIAKKYFWSDSKIVLSWIASPSTKWKTFVAHRIGEIQDLTNITDWAYVKSSENPADIISRGCDAEQISSINLWWNGPEWLKNNIEEWPISEKTSQNDNIEMLPEAKTVRNIALVVTDEFILFKRYSSLNKILRIAAYWLRFRDFLVKKSSASVGPLRAEDLERANIDDKDILRVGGRLKNASTIEVFQRQPIILPGDSIYTKLLFQREHIRCMHGGPLAILALVRLYYWPLKARNIARATVHKCVTCFRQKPVFVEPIMGDLPRERIEPSRPFKISGIDFAGPLLIKDSLKKRASLTKGYVCIFVCFATKAVHIELVIDLSTKSFLNALNRFFDRREWRFIPPRSPHFGGLWEASVKSMKNLIGRVLSESHLTYEELNTILTRVEACLNSRPLTEMSSDPSDLTYLTPAHFLIGESLMAIPERDESTIPANRLDRWRRVRQYTQILWKRWSNEYLNQLQVRKKWSVERGPTLAIGTIVLMRDENIKPLNWKLGRVLSVSHGEDGVIRTALVKTMTGEYNRAVRNLCPLPVDDNMG, from the exons ATGCAATTTTATAACCGAAAGTATggcacaaatattaaaattaaaaaagacgcGCGTACAGCATACCGTATTGGGTATTGGCGGCAAAAGTCAAAACGTGAAGGCGGCTGTC TTGTgcctaaaattacaaatatattaccgTCAGAAAATATCGGGGGTGAATGCATAGTACCCTCAGATATAGAATTAGCGGATACttcatttaaaattccaaaaaaaattgatttgttgTTAGGCGCGTGTcattttttcgaaatattgggtaaacaaaaaattaaaccgACAATAAATGGACCAATATTTCAAGAAACTCAATTGGGCTGGATTGTTTCCGGCTTAGTAACATCAAAATATACGAATGGCAAaccaaataatgtaaattgCCATACCGCGTTAGTAGAGGAAAACAGAAGTACTAATTTGGAAATTATGGTATCAAAATTTTGGCGTACAGAGGAGTTTGAAGCGGCAGTGCCATATACtacggaagaaaaaaaatgtgtcgaTCACTTCGAAAGGACGGTTAATCGAAATGAAAACGGTAGGTTTATCGTACATTTACCGTTAAAAAATGacgttaatataaaaatcgGACCGTCATACGAGATAGCGAAACGTCGATTTTTAGCATTAGAGCGCCGATTGCAAAatgacgaaaaattaaaaaaagattatattacGTTTATGAGCGAATATGAAACGTTAGGTCATATGGAACTcgtaaaaaatgaagaaaagttAGGTGAAACGTGTTATTTACCGCATCATGCGGTAAAAAATGAGAACAGTAAAACAACGAAGTTGCGAGTAGTGTTTGATGCGTCCTGTAAAACGGAATCCGGATATAGTTTAAACGATACACTATTGAAAGGGCCGGTTATACAGGACGAActgctatatataatatcaagatTTAGAAcacataaatttttattaacggCCGATATACAAAAGATGTACCGCCAAGTATTGGTGACGAAGCAAGATAGCGAGAAACAACGAATTTTATGGCGCGCGGACCCCTCATTGCCAATACAAATTTATCGTTTAACAACACTTACTTATGGAACAGTACCGGCGTCATTTTTGGCAACAGCATGTTTAAGGAAAATATCTGAACTAGAATCGTCATATGTAAAAGCTTGTGAGGCAATTAGAAACGATTTTTATATGGACGATTTCCTAAGTGGCGCGGAGACGAAGGAAGAAGCGATAAAGTTACGTGAcgaagtaattttaataatgaaaaaagcaGGCATGACGTTAAGAAAGTGGTCATCAAATGAACCAAGTATAGTTAGTTGTATGTCAGAAAAAGAAAATGCGAACGAGTGTATTTTTGAAGAAgaatcaataacaaaaatactcGGACTGTATTGGAATGCGGATGGTGATGTATTACAATACAAGGTAAAAGAATATCATGACGAAAATACTACAATAAGTAAAAGACACATTTTAGCCGAGACCGCGGCGATATTCGACCCGTTGGGACTGGTCGGTCCAATTATAGTACaagcaaaattaataatacagagTTTATGGCAAATTCGTATTAGTTGGGACGAGCCATTACCAGATAACATACGTATAGAATGGGTCAAATATAGAAAAGGTTTATCGATGTTAAACAAGCTGACCATACCACGTAATATCgggtgtaataaaatattagcaaatatacaaatacacggATTCGCAGACGCAAGTATCAAATGTTACGGAGCGTGTATTTTTTTACGTAGTACCAATGAACAAGGAGAACACACAGCCAAATTAATATGTGCAAAATCAAAAGTTGCCCCACTTAAAGTTATATCATTGCCAAGGTTAGAACTATGTGCAGCACTTTTATTGGCGCGTTTAGTGAGCCGTATTGTTCcgaagttaaaattaaatatcgcgaaaaaatatttttggtccGATTCAAAAATAGTACTATCATGGATAGCGTCTCCATCGACAAAATGGAAGACATTCGTGGCACACCGTATCGGGGAGATACAGGATCTGACCAACATAACAGATTGGGCATATGTTAAGTCATCGGAAAACCCGGCTGATATAATATCACGCGGGTGCGACGCAGAGCAAATATCAAGTATTAATTTGTGGTGGAACGGACCGGAATGGTTAAAAAACAATATCGAGGAGTGGCCGATATCAGAAAAAACCAGCCAAAATGATAACATAGAAATGCTACCCGAAGCAAAAACAGTACGAAATATAGCTCTTGTGGTGACTgacgaatttatattattcaaaagatATTCgtcgttaaataaaatattgcgtATTGCGGCGTATTGGTTACGCTTTAGAgattttttagtgaaaaaatCTAGTGCCTCAGTCGGACCACTGAGAGCAGAAGACTTAGAACGTGCAAATATTG ACGATAAAGATATATTGAGAGTTGGAGGTCGATTAAAAAATGCAAGTACAATAGAGGTATTTCAACGACAACCTATTATTTTACCAGGTGACAGTATTTACACGAAATTGTTATTTCAGCGTGAACATATAAGGTGTATGCACGGAGGCCCATTGGCGATATTAGCCTTAGTGCGATTATACTATTGGCCGTTGAAAGCACGAAATATCGCTCGAGCGACGGTTCATAAATGTGTTACGTGTTTCAGGCAAAAACCGGTGTTCGTTGAACCCATAATGGGTGATTTACCTCGTGAACGTATAGAACCATCGCGTCCTTTTAAAATCAGTGGTATTGATTTCGCGGGACCGTTGTTAATCAAAGACAGCTTAAAAAAGCGAGCATCACTTACAAAAGGCTACGTGTGCATTTTCGTGTGTTTTGCGACTAAAGCGGTTCACATAGAATTAGTAATTGACCTGAGCACAAAATCATTCTTAAATgctttaaatagattttttgatAGAAGAG AATGGCGGTTCATTCCCCCGCGATCACCGCACTTTGGGGGTCTGTGGGAGGCCTCAGTGAAATCGATGAAAAATCTGATAGGTAGAGTGCTAAGCGAGTCGCATTTAACGTACGAAGAACTAAATACTATACTTACCCGGGTAGAAGCATGCCTTAATTCCCGCCCTTTAACCGAAATGTCATCCGATCCTTCCGACTTAACATATCTTACTCCTGCGCATTTCCTAATTGGAGAATCTCTGATGGCCATACCGGAAAGGGATGAAAGTACAATCCCGGCGAATCGATTAGACCGGTGGCGTCGTGTTCGACAATACACGCAAATTTTGTGGAAACGATGGAGCAacgaatatttaaatcaattgcaAGTAAGAAAAAAATGGTCAGTGGAGAGAGGTCCCACCTTGGCTATCGGAACAATCGTTTTGATGCGTGATGAAAATATTAAGCCACTAAATTGGAAGCTAGGACGGGTACTGTCGGTCAGCCACGGAGAGGACGGAGTTATTCGTACGGCGTTGGTGAAAACTATGACGGGCGAGTACAACCGAGCGGTACGAAATTTGTGCCCGCTTCCGGTTGATGATAACATGGGTTAA
- the LOC103308233 gene encoding uncharacterized protein LOC103308233 — MSEILLNKRKRNDESSHYDEEKEKCSLCNSMFSNIGNRNKHMQKAHGVDNRSSVRLRVVGNKTYYVCHRSGSSRTTGTGKRMKWSQSHNTGKICPAGMTTTNIDGYISVEFRRTHVGHALNMKFLHLSKEERDELAGKIKSGVTFERILDDIRKSVTSTECVNRFHAVDKRDLYNIKRDYDLDRDIVHTNDAFSTEIWVQEQMLLKEKSPVTYFKMQGCEKEGPLLKDDFMIVIMTPYQIDVLSKYATDRICVDSTHGTTSHDFQLTTLLVVDEFGAGCPVAFCISNRIDSVAMSRFFLSVKEKVGFISTKILMSDDTTTYINAWSNIMSNPQHHLLCNWHVDRSWRKNLIKIKSLTKQSEVYKACRTLMEIMDIDQFENSLECFLAMCEDDVETKDFGIYFKTYYSQRPKAWAFCYRLDLSLNTNMYLEAMHKKLKYCYMHGKQNRRVDKCISLLMRFSRDMMFERIIRMMKNKPTFRMEQIAHSHLRSINIESKNCMGCPLACPSCHICVHKFTCTCVDYKIKGNFCKHVHACIRVSEKKDIAINIDEDRATSAFEEHSNHVVQGSQITSIDQKESVSISTRFTALINATIEIASTATDEAKLKGIKKLDELMKILQHGQIDSTSSSGPHFSNLTYLPSHKNIDQQRFHSTKKKQTSNSRLTKPTEMHKISIMSTMNSEGQANEVIHTDFDHVYYNASSKPQ; from the exons ATGtcggaaatattattaaataaacgtaAACGAAATGATGAATCAAGTCATTACGATGAAGAAAAGGAGAAATGCTCTTTGTGTAATAGTATGTTTAGCAATATTGGCAATAGGAATAAACATATGCAAAAAGCCCACGGTGTGGACAATAGAAGTAGTGTACGTTTG AGGGTAGTTGGAAACAAAACCTATTATGTTTGTCACAGATCAGGATCTTCTCGAACAACAGGCACAGGAAAGAGAATGAAATGGTCACAAAGTCACAATACTGGTAAGATTTGTCCTGCTGGAATGACAACAACTAATATTGATGGGTACATATCAGTAGAATTTAGAAGAACACATGTTGGCCATgcattaaatatgaaatttttacatCTGTCAAAAGAAGAAAGAGATGAACTTGCTGGTAAAATAAAATCAGGTGTGACTTTTGAACGGATATTGGATGATATTCGAAAATCAGTAACTTCGACAGAATGTGTCAACCGTTTCCATGCTGTGGACAAACgagatttatacaatattaaaagggATTATGACTTGGACAGAGACATTGTACACACAAATGATGCTTTTAGTACAGAAATATGGGTACAAGAACAAATGTTACTCAAAGAAAAGTCACcagtaacatattttaaaatgcaaggATGCGAGAAAGAAGGTCCACTATTGAAAGATGATTTTATGATTGTTATAATGACACCTTATCAAATAGatgttttgtcaaaatatgcaactGATAGAATTTGCGTTGACAGCACCCATGGAACTACCAGCCATGACTTTCAGCTCACAACATTACTCGTAGTTGATGAATTTGGAGCTGGTTGCCCGGTTGCGTTCTGTATAAGTAATAGAATTGATTCAGTAGCTATGTCtagattttttttgtctgtaaaAGAAAAAGTAGGTTTCATTTCAACTAAAATTCTTATGTCAGACGATACTACAACATACATTAATGCCTGGTCTAATATAATGTCAAACCCGCAACATCACTTACTTTGCAACTGGCATGTAGACAGAAGTTGGAGAAAAAatctgattaaaattaaatctcttACTAAGCAGTCAGAAGTGTATAAAGCTTGTCGTACATTGATGGAAATTATGGATATTGATCAGTTTGAGAATTCCTTAGAATGCTTTCTTGCAATGTGTGAAGATGATGTCGAAACAAAAGATTTTGGGATTtactttaaaacttattattccCAACGACCCAAAGCATGGGCATTTTGTTATAGACTTGATCTATCTTTAAATACAAACATGTACCTGGAAGCAATGcacaagaaattaaaatattgttatatgcacGGTAAACAAAATAGAAGAGTTGACAAGTGCATTAGTTTACTTATGCGTTTTTCTAGGGATATGATGTTTGAAAGGATTATACGAATGATGAAAAACAAACCTACTTTTCGAATGGAACAAATAGCACACAGTCATCTCCgaagtattaatattgaaagCA AAAATTGCATGGGATGTCCTTTGGCATGTCCTAGTTGTCATATTTGTGTCCATAAATTTACATGCACATGTGTAGATTATAAGATCAAAGGAAACTTTTGTAAACATGTGCATGCCTGCATAAGAGTATCTGAGAAAAAAGatattgcaataaatattgATGAAGATAGAGCAACGTCAGCCTTTGAAGAGCACAGCAATCATGTTGTCCAAGGATCTCAAATAACATCAATAGATCAAAAAGAATCGGTTTCCATTTCGACTCGCTTTACAGCTTTAATTAATGCAACAATAGAAATCGCCAGCACTGCAACAGATGAAGCAAAATTAAAAGGTATTAAAAAGTTAGATGAATTAATGAAGATCTTACAACATGGCCAGATTGATTCTACAAGTTCCTCTGGCcctcatttttcaaatttaacttaCTTGCCCAGCcacaaaaatattgatcaaCAACGTTTCCACTCTACAAAAAAGAAACAAACGTCAAATAGCAGGCTAACAAAACCAACtgaaatgcataaaatatcaattatgagTACAATGAATAGTGAAGGGCAAGCAAACGAAGTTATACATACCGACTTTGatcatgtttattataatgCCTCTTCGAAACCACAATAA